The Methanothermobacter sp. genome includes a window with the following:
- a CDS encoding DUF2104 domain-containing protein — MYLVYTVSFIAGSVIGLLLSYRKYREPFVKEKIDPLALIVALVGWAVLVNAALAPFTPLLRTAGFFMVAMVAGMRPGYGRYETVTGAAAAFIIWLLAGTPGW, encoded by the coding sequence ATGTACCTGGTATACACGGTTTCCTTTATCGCTGGCTCGGTAATCGGTTTACTCTTAAGTTACAGGAAGTACAGGGAGCCATTTGTGAAGGAAAAAATAGACCCACTGGCACTTATAGTGGCCCTCGTGGGGTGGGCTGTGCTTGTTAATGCGGCCCTGGCACCCTTCACCCCCCTTTTAAGGACGGCGGGGTTCTTCATGGTGGCCATGGTCGCCGGTATGAGGCCAGGGTATGGTAGATACGAGACGGTCACTGGGGCTGCGGCGGCATTCATAATATGGCTCCTGGCCGGGACCCCGGGGTGGTAG
- a CDS encoding DUF1959 domain-containing protein, which yields MDEGELMRLMKRRIIESYRWQEDVVKPLSRDLEIDLEEFQEILMDKLDMSSLEALHPRFESARPRCIKERLHSDLQLCWLVDVMEIVDAEDAETLKDEITEMILAGIEYQEALAEGKRRLHEILRSEA from the coding sequence ATGGATGAAGGAGAACTCATGAGGCTCATGAAGAGGAGGATAATTGAAAGTTACCGGTGGCAGGAGGATGTTGTGAAGCCACTCTCCAGGGACCTTGAAATTGACCTGGAGGAGTTCCAGGAGATACTCATGGATAAACTAGACATGTCCAGCCTTGAGGCCCTCCACCCCAGATTCGAGTCTGCAAGGCCAAGGTGCATAAAGGAGAGGCTGCACAGTGACCTCCAGCTCTGCTGGCTCGTGGATGTTATGGAGATCGTGGATGCTGAAGATGCGGAAACACTCAAGGATGAGATAACCGAGATGATCCTGGCGGGAATCGAATACCAGGAGGCCCTTGCCGAGGGGAAGAGGAGGCTCCATGAGATACTCCGCTCTGAAGCTTAG
- a CDS encoding NADH-quinone oxidoreductase subunit B family protein, with product MLDALKSILRKTSIHVCLVNTGGCNGCDIEVLALLSPRYDLEQYGIYVHQNPREADVILVTGAVTEQWREKLQRIYSKAPEPKIVVALGNCPISGDVFNQEGGSVYAPVSDFIPVDAEVPGCPPRPSEILEAILSVAPDAIAERGRKR from the coding sequence ATGTTGGATGCCCTTAAAAGTATTCTGAGGAAAACATCAATCCATGTGTGTCTTGTGAACACAGGGGGGTGCAATGGCTGCGACATAGAGGTCCTTGCACTCCTCTCACCCAGATATGACCTCGAACAGTACGGTATATACGTCCACCAGAACCCCAGGGAGGCTGATGTGATACTGGTGACCGGTGCCGTTACAGAGCAGTGGAGGGAGAAGCTTCAGAGGATATACAGCAAGGCACCTGAGCCAAAGATAGTGGTGGCCCTGGGCAACTGCCCCATCTCAGGGGACGTATTCAACCAGGAGGGCGGGAGCGTCTATGCGCCGGTCTCCGACTTCATACCGGTGGACGCCGAGGTCCCTGGTTGCCCTCCAAGGCCCTCCGAGATACTTGAGGCCATACTATCGGTGGCACCGGATGCAATAGCAGAGAGGGGGAGGAAGAGATGA